One window from the genome of Bdellovibrio sp. NC01 encodes:
- a CDS encoding FixH family protein, whose amino-acid sequence MKKKIIHFALFSALTLAVGFAAMAGQEGMASMPVITPTRVFNVQEGQDLESQRGFGDQEPTVRMMNLMMVEGSGMEGMDMAMNETHSAAASANTPSQTEGNYDYEIKQPSKAKVGTNSVDVLITDKKSKKPAKGLHLKSEVYMTSMDMGTETPAVKEISGGLYRIKAPFSMKGPWAIKLIFQDGKEEKVLNFDVQK is encoded by the coding sequence ATGAAAAAGAAAATCATTCATTTCGCTCTCTTCTCTGCTCTGACACTTGCTGTGGGTTTTGCTGCGATGGCAGGTCAGGAAGGCATGGCTTCGATGCCTGTCATAACACCAACACGAGTCTTCAACGTTCAAGAAGGACAAGACCTCGAATCTCAACGTGGATTTGGAGATCAAGAACCCACTGTACGCATGATGAATCTTATGATGGTGGAAGGTTCAGGCATGGAGGGCATGGACATGGCAATGAATGAAACTCATTCTGCCGCTGCTTCAGCAAATACGCCGTCACAGACAGAAGGTAATTACGATTATGAGATCAAACAGCCAAGCAAAGCCAAAGTCGGCACCAACAGTGTGGATGTTCTTATCACAGACAAAAAAAGCAAGAAGCCCGCAAAAGGCCTGCACCTAAAATCTGAGGTTTACATGACAAGCATGGATATGGGGACCGAGACGCCTGCGGTAAAAGAAATTTCTGGTGGCTTATATCGCATTAAAGCTCCTTTTTCTATGAAGGGCCCTTGGGCCATCAAACTTATTTTCCAAGATGGCAAAGAAGAAAAAGTTCTTAACTTTGACGTGCAAAAATAA
- a CDS encoding trypsin-like peptidase domain-containing protein — MKKLLFLILTVALTAQAQNLPKDAPKLNLTAPLPANLFVELARVINPAVVNISTAAIPKNNPRMRDPMMDMLEQLYGIRMQPQAPQSMKPQMMGLGTGFIIREDGLIVTNNHVIAGADQITVQLSEGSKEIYDATLVGSDARTDIALIKINPKGKKLPYAVLGSSKDLEVGEWVAAFGNPFGHGHSMTKGIISSKARDITEINKIPLLQTDASINPGNSGGPLVNTKGQVIGVNSAIDARAQGIGFAIPIDEVKAIIPILETKGRIARGYIGTALGDLDGDAAEYLGLGDTRGAVIVQLDPKGPAAKAGIKMYDIITEFNGRAVTNSLELQDAVGDATIGKSVPVKILRNRKPMTVSMLVTERPEDKVAKKTVTKKYEGQKAPFNLGFTVSDPNDQIRAEMGLPEDMKQPVVIDLERGSAAVRSGLQAGDVILDVNKTNVESSKDVLKGLKKGANTLRIARNARIQIINIETP; from the coding sequence ATGAAGAAGTTGTTATTTCTGATTCTAACGGTGGCCTTGACAGCGCAAGCACAGAACCTGCCAAAAGACGCACCCAAATTAAATCTCACGGCACCACTGCCGGCAAATTTGTTTGTTGAACTCGCGCGAGTGATCAATCCCGCAGTTGTTAATATCTCGACGGCTGCTATTCCAAAAAACAATCCCCGTATGCGCGATCCAATGATGGATATGCTTGAGCAGTTGTATGGCATTCGCATGCAACCGCAGGCTCCGCAATCAATGAAGCCGCAGATGATGGGTTTAGGAACAGGTTTTATTATTCGTGAAGACGGTTTGATTGTGACAAACAATCACGTGATCGCAGGTGCTGACCAAATCACGGTGCAACTTTCTGAAGGCTCAAAAGAGATTTACGATGCGACTCTTGTCGGCAGCGATGCACGCACAGATATCGCGCTTATCAAAATCAATCCGAAAGGCAAAAAACTTCCTTACGCGGTTCTTGGTTCTTCCAAAGATCTTGAAGTTGGCGAATGGGTTGCAGCGTTCGGTAATCCATTCGGTCACGGTCACTCGATGACGAAAGGGATTATTTCTTCTAAAGCCCGCGACATCACAGAGATCAATAAAATTCCTCTGCTACAAACCGATGCCAGCATCAACCCTGGTAACTCGGGTGGTCCGCTGGTAAATACGAAGGGCCAAGTGATCGGTGTGAATTCTGCGATCGATGCACGCGCCCAAGGTATCGGCTTTGCGATCCCTATCGACGAAGTGAAAGCGATCATTCCGATCTTAGAAACCAAAGGTCGTATCGCTCGCGGTTACATCGGTACGGCACTAGGCGACCTTGATGGTGACGCGGCTGAATACTTGGGACTTGGCGACACTCGTGGCGCGGTGATTGTGCAACTAGATCCAAAAGGCCCTGCTGCAAAAGCGGGAATCAAAATGTACGACATCATCACGGAATTTAACGGTCGTGCGGTGACAAATTCTTTGGAACTGCAAGATGCGGTTGGTGATGCGACGATTGGTAAATCGGTGCCAGTAAAAATCCTGCGCAATCGTAAACCCATGACAGTTAGCATGCTGGTCACTGAACGTCCGGAAGATAAAGTCGCTAAGAAAACTGTGACGAAAAAATATGAAGGGCAAAAAGCTCCGTTCAATTTAGGATTTACAGTGTCTGATCCAAACGATCAAATTCGTGCGGAAATGGGTTTGCCTGAAGACATGAAACAACCCGTAGTGATTGATCTCGAGCGTGGCTCTGCGGCGGTTCGTTCAGGCTTACAGGCTGGTGACGTGATCTTGGATGTGAACAAAACCAATGTTGAATCTTCGAAAGATGTTTTGAAGGGTTTGAAAAAGGGCGCGAACACTTTGCGTATCGCTCGCAATGCGCGCATTCAAATCATCAATATTGAGACTCCGTAA
- the spoVG gene encoding septation regulator SpoVG, with the protein MKVTEVKVFPVNEDRLKAYVSITLDNCFVVRDLKVIQGTSGLFVAMPSKKRKDGQFRDIAHPLNQETRAMIEDLIFEAYEKELKSMGETLVSLKRQKAPGSDYGNDDY; encoded by the coding sequence ATGAAAGTCACCGAAGTAAAAGTTTTCCCGGTCAATGAGGATCGTCTGAAAGCTTATGTGTCGATCACACTCGATAATTGTTTCGTGGTGCGCGACCTTAAAGTTATCCAGGGCACCAGCGGCCTTTTCGTCGCGATGCCTAGTAAGAAGCGTAAAGACGGTCAGTTCCGCGATATCGCGCATCCTTTAAATCAGGAAACGCGTGCGATGATTGAAGATTTGATTTTTGAAGCTTACGAAAAAGAATTGAAATCCATGGGTGAAACCCTTGTTAGTTTGAAACGCCAGAAAGCTCCTGGGAGCGATTACGGCAACGATGACTACTAA
- a CDS encoding multicopper oxidase domain-containing protein, producing MSDKIRPLSRRSFLTTAGISGLAASLGVMLKGSPAEATTKGRTASSADFNPKDTFPTYPPRQAPKPGEKVHEFDIELDISVHEIVPGVKIHAFTYNGTYPGPEIRVPENDWVLVNFKNKTTELHTIHWHGIMVPNEMDGVPNGTQWGVGPNQTFKYLFRAQPAGTHFYHCHNMTNLHVQAGMFGALIVEPKEDPIQKVFPYKREYTLCLSEVDTIMVESLMEKMLKEMTAMQKMSESPKLMKEMNGRMMGWFTNKKTFVDAVKNGYVPPYVASRAGITRTPNFNFFMINGKSYPMTDELMIRSGENIRVRLIGAGAQPHYMHLHGHDFWHVAQDGSPLASPVRLNTIPIFPGTTSDIIIQGTNPGFWHFHDHSDLSTTNNGLFPGGMMTMLMYEDAKQHGVNVPEIVQVSS from the coding sequence ATGTCAGATAAAATTCGTCCACTTTCGAGGCGTTCTTTTCTTACCACAGCTGGAATAAGCGGGCTTGCGGCCAGCTTGGGTGTCATGCTGAAAGGAAGTCCTGCGGAAGCAACTACGAAGGGTCGCACAGCGTCGTCTGCTGATTTCAATCCTAAAGATACATTTCCGACGTATCCTCCTAGACAAGCTCCGAAACCTGGAGAGAAAGTTCACGAGTTCGACATCGAACTGGATATCTCTGTTCATGAAATTGTTCCGGGGGTGAAGATCCACGCTTTCACTTATAACGGCACTTACCCCGGGCCAGAAATTCGCGTACCTGAAAACGACTGGGTTCTTGTGAATTTTAAAAATAAGACAACAGAACTGCACACCATTCACTGGCACGGCATCATGGTGCCAAATGAAATGGATGGAGTTCCTAATGGAACTCAGTGGGGAGTCGGACCAAATCAAACATTCAAATATCTTTTCAGAGCCCAACCTGCGGGAACTCATTTCTATCACTGCCACAACATGACGAATCTGCATGTTCAAGCAGGAATGTTTGGTGCGCTTATCGTTGAACCTAAAGAAGATCCCATCCAGAAAGTATTCCCTTACAAAAGAGAGTACACTTTATGCCTTAGCGAAGTCGACACGATCATGGTCGAATCACTGATGGAGAAAATGTTAAAAGAGATGACCGCCATGCAGAAGATGAGTGAGTCCCCAAAACTCATGAAAGAAATGAACGGTCGCATGATGGGGTGGTTTACCAATAAGAAAACTTTCGTGGATGCGGTTAAAAATGGCTATGTTCCTCCTTATGTCGCCTCACGAGCTGGCATCACAAGAACTCCCAATTTTAACTTTTTTATGATTAACGGAAAATCCTATCCAATGACTGACGAACTGATGATTCGCTCAGGAGAAAATATTCGCGTTCGCCTTATTGGCGCGGGCGCACAGCCACACTACATGCATCTTCATGGTCATGATTTCTGGCATGTGGCTCAAGATGGCTCCCCACTTGCGAGCCCTGTTCGCTTGAATACCATTCCCATCTTTCCAGGAACAACTTCAGACATCATTATTCAAGGCACAAATCCCGGCTTCTGGCATTTTCACGATCATAGCGATCTATCGACGACTAACAACGGGCTCTTTCCTGGCGGCATGATGACGATGCTGATGTATGAAGATGCAAAACAACATGGCGTCAACGTTCCAGAGATCGTGCAGGTGAGTTCATGA
- a CDS encoding APC family permease, producing MSAPSEKPKPELKRVLGLSSLVFYGVGMILGAGIYSIIGKAAGVAGHFLWLSFVIAGLTAGLTALSYAELSTMVPKAGAEYAFLSFAFPRKKWLATTSGLMMFFSAAATAAAVSLAFAGYLSHFLDLPQELTAMILLLGFTSLSIYGIQESSRLNVIFTLIEAFGLIVIIWLGVGSHFGRTIFSSPLASGVFSSAALVLFAFLGFENLVNFTEEAKQPVRDIPKAILLSLGLSTVLYILVSIAAVSLVDPADLAKSTAPLMDAAMTRSVVFGDLLGSIALFSTANTVLIALLAGSRILYGIAKGGDVPAIFARLHHKRHTPWIACLLAMAIALCLIPTGTVDVIASLASFATIISFILVNIAVICLRFSHPQQHRAFFIPLRIGRFPLLPALAVITCGYLILEFQKEVYGLMALFWILGLVLSFISNRHK from the coding sequence ATGAGTGCCCCCAGTGAGAAACCAAAGCCAGAATTAAAACGTGTTCTTGGGCTTAGCTCGTTGGTGTTTTATGGTGTCGGCATGATCCTGGGCGCTGGCATTTACAGTATTATTGGAAAAGCAGCAGGCGTCGCAGGCCATTTTCTTTGGCTGTCGTTTGTAATTGCGGGTCTTACAGCGGGTCTTACTGCATTGTCGTATGCCGAACTTTCAACAATGGTACCAAAAGCTGGCGCTGAGTATGCTTTTCTGTCGTTTGCATTTCCCCGCAAAAAGTGGCTTGCGACGACAAGTGGGTTAATGATGTTTTTTTCCGCGGCGGCGACAGCGGCCGCTGTATCATTAGCATTCGCTGGGTATCTTTCACACTTTTTAGATCTTCCACAAGAACTGACAGCGATGATACTTTTGCTTGGATTTACGAGCTTAAGCATCTACGGCATTCAAGAGTCCAGTCGCTTGAATGTGATTTTCACGTTGATCGAAGCTTTTGGATTGATAGTTATCATCTGGCTCGGAGTTGGTTCGCACTTTGGTCGCACCATTTTTTCTTCGCCACTTGCTTCGGGCGTGTTTTCCAGTGCAGCACTTGTCCTATTCGCATTTTTGGGCTTTGAAAACTTGGTGAACTTCACTGAAGAAGCGAAGCAACCTGTACGCGATATTCCCAAGGCCATATTGCTGAGTCTTGGGTTGTCGACGGTCTTGTACATTCTTGTGAGCATTGCTGCCGTTTCACTTGTTGATCCCGCCGACCTAGCGAAGAGCACAGCACCCCTTATGGATGCCGCAATGACCAGATCGGTCGTCTTCGGTGATCTTCTTGGCTCGATCGCATTGTTTTCAACGGCCAACACAGTTTTGATTGCACTTCTTGCTGGAAGTCGAATTTTATATGGGATAGCGAAAGGTGGTGATGTTCCGGCGATCTTTGCACGACTTCATCATAAGCGTCACACCCCGTGGATAGCTTGCCTTCTTGCTATGGCAATCGCACTTTGTCTGATTCCGACTGGCACTGTCGACGTCATTGCAAGTCTTGCTTCGTTTGCAACGATCATCAGTTTCATTCTTGTGAATATCGCTGTCATATGTCTGCGATTCAGCCATCCACAGCAACATCGGGCTTTCTTCATTCCATTGCGTATCGGACGATTCCCGCTTCTGCCAGCACTCGCTGTTATCACGTGTGGCTATCTTATTTTAGAATTTCAGAAAGAGGTTTACGGATTGATGGCTTTGTTTTGGATTCTGGGGCTGGTGCTTTCGTTTATTTCAAACAGGCATAAATAA
- a CDS encoding M48 family metalloprotease, with the protein MQNTSTKVWVFILSSSLAFLVLGYQFGERLGLMIGFFFALLLNFMVFFYGESRVLAKLNAKRLKGQDAWGVLNLVERLSAELGVPVPAVYLIPSPAANAFAVGHSWRRGALGFTQGLLQTLEPEELEAAVAHQLCHIRRLDTFAFGVSSTLANSVVGLGQFLDSFLPYRLQFFMPLFSPLGWLIIKTVVGEKSFFENDLMASQLVGDRHKLGEALWRLEGLAQTKPLVIPACTSHLFMVNPEGIKQRNLFLKSHPPIEIRIQKLMGYYPI; encoded by the coding sequence ATGCAGAACACTAGTACAAAAGTCTGGGTTTTTATTCTATCGAGTTCTTTGGCGTTTTTGGTGTTGGGTTACCAATTCGGTGAACGTCTGGGCCTGATGATCGGCTTCTTCTTCGCGCTTCTTTTAAACTTCATGGTGTTCTTTTACGGAGAAAGCCGCGTCCTTGCGAAACTCAATGCAAAACGTTTGAAGGGCCAAGACGCTTGGGGCGTTTTAAATTTGGTCGAACGCTTGTCTGCAGAACTGGGCGTGCCAGTTCCTGCCGTTTACTTGATTCCATCCCCTGCTGCGAATGCATTTGCAGTGGGTCACTCTTGGCGCCGTGGTGCTTTGGGCTTTACGCAGGGTTTGTTGCAAACATTGGAACCCGAAGAACTTGAAGCCGCTGTTGCCCATCAACTTTGTCACATTCGTCGTCTTGATACGTTTGCGTTCGGTGTCAGCAGTACGCTTGCGAACTCGGTTGTGGGTCTTGGTCAATTCTTGGATTCCTTCCTGCCGTATCGTTTGCAATTTTTTATGCCTCTTTTTTCACCATTAGGTTGGCTTATTATCAAAACGGTTGTGGGCGAAAAATCATTCTTTGAAAATGATTTGATGGCCTCGCAGCTTGTGGGTGATCGTCATAAATTAGGCGAAGCCTTGTGGAGACTTGAAGGTCTTGCCCAAACAAAACCGCTTGTGATCCCCGCTTGTACTTCGCATCTGTTCATGGTGAACCCTGAAGGCATCAAGCAAAGAAATTTATTTTTAAAATCTCATCCACCTATCGAGATTCGTATTCAGAAACTCATGGGTTATTATCCAATTTAG
- a CDS encoding metal-sensitive transcriptional regulator, which translates to MKKNSAKIHPDHGVHKKRLNRVRGQIDGIEKMIDERRYCPDILIQLRAASKALESIEAEIMQTHILGCVKTAMKSRDEKEVSKKVGEIMTLVRR; encoded by the coding sequence ATGAAAAAGAATAGCGCAAAAATTCATCCCGATCACGGCGTTCATAAAAAGCGCTTAAATAGAGTGCGCGGACAAATCGATGGTATTGAGAAGATGATTGATGAAAGACGCTATTGTCCCGATATCTTAATTCAACTCAGAGCGGCCTCAAAAGCACTGGAGTCCATTGAGGCTGAAATCATGCAGACTCATATTCTCGGATGTGTAAAAACCGCTATGAAGTCTCGAGACGAAAAAGAAGTGTCAAAAAAAGTGGGCGAAATAATGACCCTCGTCAGAAGATAG
- a CDS encoding DUF1844 domain-containing protein, whose protein sequence is MQQKMEASMSVLIMSIASSAVMAMGLSPDPQSGKVEKDKEMARFNIDLLLVLQQKTKGNLTKDESQFLENLISDLQIKFVSI, encoded by the coding sequence ATGCAGCAAAAAATGGAAGCCTCTATGTCCGTCCTTATCATGTCTATCGCTTCATCAGCCGTGATGGCGATGGGTCTTTCTCCTGATCCACAATCTGGAAAAGTAGAAAAAGATAAAGAGATGGCTCGCTTTAATATTGATCTTCTTTTGGTGCTTCAACAAAAGACCAAAGGAAATTTAACGAAAGATGAATCGCAGTTTTTAGAAAATTTGATTAGCGATCTGCAAATCAAATTCGTGTCCATTTAA
- a CDS encoding copper resistance protein CopC: MKNGLLTVLLMFFTSHAFAHAHLQKSEPLKDAQVSKLPDKVVLTFSEDVELAMSKIEVRRQSDHTTLSTGPITHSNEQKNTMEVRITPDANGGSAKYEVQWKAVGTDSHPMKGSYIFTVVTEKK, from the coding sequence ATGAAAAATGGACTCTTAACAGTTCTGCTGATGTTTTTTACTAGTCACGCATTTGCTCATGCTCACCTACAAAAATCAGAACCCCTCAAAGATGCGCAAGTCAGCAAACTTCCGGATAAGGTTGTTCTGACATTCTCTGAAGACGTCGAACTCGCAATGAGCAAAATTGAAGTTCGTCGACAAAGTGATCACACTACTCTCAGCACAGGGCCGATCACTCATAGCAATGAACAAAAAAATACGATGGAAGTCAGAATTACTCCCGACGCGAATGGTGGCAGCGCGAAGTATGAAGTTCAATGGAAGGCCGTCGGCACTGATAGCCACCCCATGAAAGGCAGCTATATTTTCACTGTGGTCACAGAGAAAAAATGA
- a CDS encoding copper resistance D family protein, with protein sequence MNITLGLIHGLDFLLGYWLVGSIVFNFFILPGGGSTAAQIDRNRFQKLLLPTLITSTLWMLASAYNMTESWSPDDLWMAMSSTTFGHLWCLRIAVLALTLTASYKLKNINKARYAFILLTFILPLISILTSHQASQADHTALRIFLGLLHAVAVGIWTGGLWTLIAWLSRRLSFGETDPMISYRLVKRFSIFAMCSTAIIGISGFILAMLAGVSLSAPLSTTYGKFVIGKIILFCVVLGIASINQFIHLKRWKITAEKIFITGIHRESRRELFLIVIIFILAGFLTMTSV encoded by the coding sequence ATGAACATCACCTTAGGGCTGATCCACGGGCTGGATTTTCTTTTAGGTTACTGGCTCGTGGGCAGTATTGTTTTCAATTTCTTTATCTTGCCTGGTGGAGGCTCCACCGCTGCACAGATAGATCGTAATAGATTTCAGAAATTATTACTGCCGACCTTGATAACTTCGACACTCTGGATGTTGGCTTCAGCATATAATATGACAGAGTCTTGGTCGCCCGATGATCTTTGGATGGCGATGAGCTCGACGACATTTGGTCACTTATGGTGTCTGCGAATTGCTGTTCTTGCGTTAACACTTACAGCCTCTTACAAGCTAAAGAATATCAACAAGGCACGATACGCATTTATACTGCTAACTTTCATCCTTCCGCTGATTTCCATTCTTACAAGCCACCAAGCTTCCCAAGCGGATCATACAGCCCTTAGAATATTTTTAGGCCTTTTACATGCAGTCGCTGTTGGCATATGGACTGGCGGGTTGTGGACTCTTATTGCATGGCTCAGTAGAAGACTTTCGTTTGGCGAAACGGATCCCATGATCAGCTATCGCTTAGTTAAAAGATTTTCTATTTTCGCAATGTGCTCTACAGCTATTATTGGCATTTCAGGCTTTATCTTAGCCATGCTCGCAGGAGTTTCCTTATCCGCTCCACTATCTACAACTTATGGCAAGTTCGTCATAGGAAAAATTATTCTTTTCTGCGTGGTCTTAGGCATTGCCTCGATAAATCAATTTATTCATCTGAAACGATGGAAGATAACCGCTGAGAAAATTTTTATTACTGGCATTCACCGCGAATCGCGCCGCGAGCTTTTCCTTATTGTGATAATTTTTATTCTCGCGGGATTTTTGACGATGACTTCTGTTTAA
- a CDS encoding cation-translocating P-type ATPase, with amino-acid sequence MSYQKKERMTSITTAADLHSSGGLSRSFILRRREEEGFNELPTTKPRRLHHIVMGVFKEPMVYLLLGCGTIYFIVGDHQEASMLLGFLFLIIGIEVFQERKAERALDALKDLSSPRALVLREGTKQRIPGREVVRDDIIFVNEGDRVPADALVFSKDLIAVDESLLTGESVPVEKTSESMIYAGTTLVRGQAMAIVTAIGLHTEIGQIGKSIQSENRERTRLEIHTQQLVGRIAWIVGGICIIVFLVFSITRHDWLQGFLVGLTLAMAILPNELPAVLTIFLALGAWRISQRRVLTRRLPAVENLGSTTVLCVDKTGTLTLNQMKIQRIFSNNQSLDLSELSKPYLPEDFHEVLEYGILASRQDPFDPMEIAFINAGVQYLRGTEHLHYDWKFEKEYPLSPKLLAITHAWKPRPGGGYVVGAKGAPEAIIDLCHLNKDQTLAATKSAETMAAAGFRVLGVAKSIFPQTSLPPIQHDFDFTFLGLIGIADPIRPEVPQAIAECHSAGIRVVMITGDHPATASSIAQKIGLPSPDKVVTGQDLESYSADDLCRVVKSVNVFSRVSPTQKLKLVEAFKANGEIVSMTGDGVNDAPALRSAHIGIAMGGRGTDVARESAALVLLDDDFGSIVEAVKMGRRVYANIKSALVYLFAVHLPITGMSIIPVVFKLPLVLLPAHIALLHLIIEPASSIAFEIEPGSKDLMNLPPRDPKEPLFDRKLWIPSLIKGASVLISLTIVYLIALWRGQGEEDARALVFTTLLISNIALIFTSRRSHKTLKERFFVGDNTVVRWIAIGSIVLLACILYIDQLRQLFRFSILHPLDLVLCFVVGFISVTWTEMFRGLAKRKA; translated from the coding sequence ATGTCTTATCAAAAAAAAGAAAGAATGACTTCTATCACGACTGCGGCCGACCTGCACTCGTCAGGTGGGCTTTCGCGCTCTTTCATTCTCAGACGCCGTGAAGAAGAAGGATTCAACGAACTGCCGACAACAAAACCTCGCAGGCTGCATCACATTGTCATGGGTGTCTTTAAAGAGCCCATGGTGTACTTGCTTTTGGGATGTGGAACAATCTACTTTATTGTTGGAGATCACCAAGAAGCATCGATGCTACTTGGCTTTCTTTTTCTTATCATTGGGATCGAAGTTTTCCAGGAAAGAAAAGCGGAACGAGCTCTTGATGCTCTGAAAGATCTCTCAAGTCCCCGTGCCCTGGTTCTCAGAGAAGGAACGAAGCAACGCATTCCGGGACGCGAGGTTGTTAGAGATGACATTATTTTTGTCAATGAGGGTGATCGCGTCCCTGCAGACGCCCTCGTATTCTCGAAAGACTTGATCGCTGTGGATGAGTCGCTGTTGACTGGCGAATCAGTTCCCGTCGAAAAGACTTCAGAGTCGATGATTTATGCGGGAACCACTTTAGTGCGAGGCCAAGCCATGGCCATCGTCACAGCCATCGGACTTCATACTGAGATTGGGCAAATCGGAAAATCAATTCAAAGCGAGAATAGGGAACGAACAAGACTCGAAATTCATACCCAACAGCTAGTAGGTCGCATTGCATGGATTGTTGGTGGCATCTGTATTATTGTATTCTTGGTCTTCTCAATCACTCGTCATGATTGGTTGCAGGGATTCTTGGTTGGTCTAACACTGGCTATGGCGATTTTGCCGAACGAATTGCCAGCGGTCTTAACCATTTTTCTTGCGCTTGGTGCCTGGAGAATTTCACAAAGACGTGTTCTGACCCGACGACTCCCCGCAGTTGAAAATCTTGGATCGACCACTGTCTTATGCGTCGACAAAACGGGAACTCTGACGTTGAATCAAATGAAAATTCAGCGGATCTTCTCGAATAACCAATCATTAGATTTAAGTGAGCTGAGCAAACCTTACCTCCCCGAAGATTTTCATGAGGTTCTTGAGTACGGAATATTAGCGAGTCGCCAAGATCCCTTTGACCCAATGGAAATTGCTTTTATCAACGCTGGTGTCCAATACTTACGCGGCACTGAGCATCTTCACTATGATTGGAAGTTCGAAAAGGAATATCCACTTTCACCAAAACTTCTCGCTATTACACACGCATGGAAGCCTCGCCCTGGAGGCGGCTATGTTGTTGGAGCAAAAGGCGCCCCCGAGGCAATCATTGATCTTTGCCATCTGAACAAGGACCAAACTTTGGCGGCCACAAAATCCGCCGAGACGATGGCCGCTGCGGGTTTTCGAGTTCTAGGAGTGGCCAAAAGCATTTTTCCGCAAACATCTTTGCCGCCGATTCAACACGACTTTGACTTCACATTTTTAGGACTCATCGGAATCGCGGATCCTATACGACCAGAGGTTCCTCAGGCCATTGCTGAATGTCATTCAGCGGGAATTCGCGTTGTTATGATCACTGGAGATCATCCAGCCACTGCCAGCAGCATCGCCCAAAAAATCGGCCTACCTTCTCCTGATAAAGTTGTCACCGGCCAAGACCTAGAAAGCTACTCAGCAGATGATCTTTGCCGTGTCGTTAAATCCGTCAATGTTTTCTCTCGGGTTTCACCCACACAAAAACTTAAACTTGTTGAAGCGTTCAAGGCTAACGGTGAAATCGTATCAATGACTGGGGATGGTGTGAACGATGCCCCGGCGTTGCGAAGTGCGCACATTGGCATTGCGATGGGAGGCCGAGGAACTGACGTGGCACGAGAATCCGCTGCACTTGTTCTTTTGGATGATGATTTTGGCTCGATCGTCGAAGCAGTAAAAATGGGTCGAAGAGTTTATGCAAACATTAAGAGTGCACTTGTCTACCTATTCGCGGTCCACTTGCCGATAACGGGAATGTCCATTATTCCGGTCGTTTTTAAACTGCCACTCGTTTTACTACCCGCTCACATCGCACTTCTCCATTTAATTATCGAACCCGCTTCTTCAATTGCATTTGAGATTGAACCTGGTTCGAAAGACTTAATGAATCTGCCACCGCGCGACCCGAAGGAACCGCTATTTGATCGAAAGCTCTGGATACCGAGCCTTATCAAAGGGGCAAGCGTGTTAATTTCGCTGACGATTGTTTATCTGATTGCGCTTTGGCGTGGGCAAGGAGAAGAGGATGCAAGAGCTCTCGTTTTCACAACGCTTCTTATTTCTAATATCGCACTCATTTTCACAAGCCGCAGGTCTCACAAGACTCTCAAGGAACGCTTCTTTGTTGGGGATAACACTGTTGTCCGTTGGATTGCCATCGGATCAATAGTCCTTCTTGCGTGCATTTTGTATATTGATCAATTAAGACAGCTGTTTCGGTTTTCGATACTTCATCCACTTGATCTCGTTCTTTGCTTCGTTGTTGGCTTTATTAGTGTTACGTGGACGGAGATGTTTCGTGGTCTGGCGAAGCGAAAGGCTTGA
- a CDS encoding metal-sensing transcriptional repressor, with protein sequence MESQRCVDVARQLHAVSNAIIAAKGTYIHDHIEHCLDGNHVDLDELKEITKYI encoded by the coding sequence GTGGAGTCCCAAAGGTGTGTTGATGTAGCAAGACAGCTCCACGCCGTCTCTAATGCCATCATTGCAGCGAAAGGCACATACATTCATGACCATATTGAACATTGCCTTGATGGCAATCATGTCGATTTGGATGAACTAAAGGAAATTACAAAATATATCTAG